The Haloferax sp. Atlit-12N region CTCGTAGAGGAGACGGTCATCGAGGACGGTTACATCGAGATTCCGGAGAAGCCGGGCCTCGGCGTGACGCTGGACATGGACACCGTCGAAGAGCACATGGTCGACGGCGAGACGCTGTTCGACGAGGCGTAAGCCGAAGTCGAATCAGTCGAGCTTCGCTCGACAGTATTCGACGAGGAGTGAAACGACTCGTCGAGCCAGCAGCACGGAGTGCTGCGCTGTTCGACGAGGCGTAAGCCAAAGTCAAACTCACGGACCCGCGTTCCGATTTTTCCGAGACTCCACGCGGAGCCGTCGGCTCGCGCTTACTCCTCGCCGACCAGCCGAACGCCGGCGGAGGGGCGACAGGCGAACACGTCGGCGTCGGGGCCGACGCGCTCGGGGGCTGCGTCTCGAATCTCACGCGTCGCCCGGTCGAGTGCGTCGTCATCGACCAGCGCAACCGCGCTCCCGCCGAAGCCGCCGCCGGTCATCCGCGCGCCGTAGACGCCGGGCGTCTCGGCGGCGAGTTCGACCGCCGCGTCGAGTTCCGAACAGCTCACCTCGTAGTCGTCGCGCAGGCTCTCGTGCGCCGCGAGCATCGCGTCGCCGACGCGGTCGAGGTGGCCCGCGGCGAGCGCGTCGCGGGCGCGACGGACGCGCTCGTTTTCGGTCACGACATGTCGAATCCGGCGGCGGTGCATCGGGTCCAGCGAGCCGGCGTGGGCGTCGAGGAGGTCGCGGTCCACGTCGCGCAGGGAGTCGAGGTCGCGGTCGGCGACCTCACGGAGGGAATCGAGCGCCGCCGCGCACTCGCGGACGCGGTCGTTGTAGCCCGACTCGGTCAGTTCGTGGGAGACGCCGGTGTCGATGACGAGGACGCCGACACCGTCGCCGAGTGGAACCGGCTCGAACTCGCGGCTCCGGCAGTCGAGAAAGAGCGCCGAGTCGGCTTCGCACAGCGCCGCGGAGAACTGGTCGAGGATGCCGCACTCGACGCCGACGCCCTCGCGTTCGGCCCGCCAGCACGCCAGTGCGAGGTCGGCGGTGGGGAGGTCGCGCCCGGAGACCGCGAGGAGCGCACGGCCGACAGAAAGTTCGAGCGCGGCCGACGAGGAGAGCCCCGCGCCCGTGGGCACGTCCGAGGTGATGGCGAGGTCCGCGCCGCCGATCGGGAGGTCCTCGCGGAGGACGCGAGCGACCGCGGCGACGTAGGCCGCCCAGCCGTCAGGGTCGTCGCCGGGGGCGAGCTCGGCCGTCTCGTCGAAGTCGGCGGCGCGGACGCGGAGTCGGTCGTCGCTTCTCGGGCGGGCCGCGACCGCGACGTGGCGGTCCACGGCCATCGGGAGGCAGAGGCCGTCGTTGTAGTCCGTGTGGCCACCGACGAGGTTCACTCGGCCGGGAGCGACGGCGACCGTCGAGGTCGCGCTCACGGGCGAGTCTGCGTCCGACGCCGAGGTGTCGCCTTCGTTCCGGAGCGACGCGAGTGCGGCCTTCGCGCGTTCCACCGGTGTCGAGGCCGTCGCGCCCACGGCGTCGGTATCGTCGTCACCAGTCATTCGTGGTCGTCTCCGCGTTCCTCGTGGCTCGTCGCGGCTTCGTCGTCGTCCGCGACTCGCACACCGCCGAGTCGCTGGGCTATCTGGCGGCCCAGTTCGCGCGGGTTCGCCTCGGTCACGCGGAGATCGTCACCGACCGCGACCCGGCCGGGAGCGAGCACGTCCGCGCAGATACCCCCGCGAGACTCGCGGAGGGCATCGCCCACGTCGTCGTCGCCGACGAGGTCCGCGAGGTACGCGCAGGGCGGCCTGAGCTTCGTCCCGCGGAGTTCCGCTCCGCCGAGTTCGAACGTCGCGTCGAGCAGGGCGTCGAGGTCGACGCCGCGGACGACGACGTTCCGGCGGTGTTGGCCGTCAGCGAGGTCGAGATCGTACTCGCGCGCCGCGTCGTCCAGCACCGCGGCGTCGACGAGCGTTACCTGACAGCCGTCGGTCGCCGAGTAGAAGCCGTCGCCGTCGGCGTAGCGGTCGCCCTCGATGCCGCCCGCCGCGACCGCGACGGTCTCGTGGGAGACCATCGGCTCCCCCTTCGACGGCGCGGTGTACAGCGCTTCGACGCGCCCGCGAACCTCGGAAGTCATACCTCCGGCTACCACTCGGGGACACGAATAGGTTGGGTCGACGACGCGGGGCGGTTCCGGGCGTCCTCGACTCGACTCAGCAGAGTGGCTTCGGGTCGACGCCGAGTTCGGCGAGGCCGTCGGCGTAGTCGTCGTACGCCAGTTGGACGACGTACTCGGCGACCATCCGGGCGCGCTCCCAGTCCTCGTCGCTCTCGCAGCGCTCGGCCAAGAGGTCGAGACCGGTCGCAAGCGTCTCCTCTGTCTCGGCTTTCAGGTCGCGAAAGAGGTCGGCGCGGGGCTCGTCCGCCTCGTTGACGAAGAAGCTGATGACCTGCGTGTGGGTCCGAATCGAGACGAGGCCGCGGCCGACCATCCCGGCGGCGGCCCGCTCGATAGCGTCCTCGCGCCCGCGGAGATACGCGTGCATCACGCCGGGTTCATCCGGGAGGTCGACCTCCTCGCCGAGCGCGTCGAGGACGCGGTCGAGGTGTTCGGCCTCTTGGGTCGCGGTGGCCTCGAAGGCGGCGCTCGCTTCCTCGTCGGACTCGTCGTCGGCCCACGCCTCGAACGTCCCACGGGCCGCGTGCTCGGAGTACGCGGCGGCGCGGAGCACCGCCGGCTCGGAGAGGTCCGCATCGGTCAGCGCCAACAGGAGCTTCGACGAGCCGAGTCGGTCGAGTTGCGTTCGCTTCGCCGTCTCGACTGACTCGCGGAAGGAATCGGCGTCCATACCGTTCATCGGTCCGCCAGTCACCTGAACATTCGGTCCGGTCCACGACTGTGGGGTTCTCATGGCAATCCGTTCCGGTATCATTCGTGATATCGAGCGGAGAGGGTTGAAATACTGGTGTCTGTTGAGAACGGTATATGACAGACTCCTCGGGGCAAGTCGACGCGAGCGCGCGAGCGGGCGTCGATGGAGACGCGCTGCTCTCGCAGTTGGATATCGACGCGGCGGAAATCGACCGACGGAAATCGTTCGTTCGTCTCTCGGAGGGAGACGAACGTCGCCTGCACGACCTCGAACCGCTCTTGGACGAGTTTGCGGACGAGTTCGCGGCGGAGTTCTACGACCACCTCGGCGAGCACGCGACGACGAAGTTCTTCGGTCGCTCGACGAAGAATATGGAGATGCTGCAGGCCGACCAGGCGGCGTACCTCCGCGAACTCGGCCGCGGCGAGTACGGTGAGGACTACTTCGCGAAGCGGGCTCGAATCGGGAAATTACACGATATGATAGACCTCGGGCCGAAGTTCTACCTCGGGGCGTACTCGGTCTACTACGAGGGCATTCTGGGTGCCGTTGCGGACGAGGTGAAAGCGGAGTTCATCGGCGGCGACACGGCCGGGAACGACGCCGATGTCGGTGCTGACGACGACGCCGACGCTGACGGCCTCCTTTCGGGACTACTCGGTGGCGCGGCCGGCGTCTCCAGCGGTCTCCGCGGTGGCGACGACCGGGTCGAAGACGCCGTCGACGAGGTCGTCGCGCGCATCCTCCCCGTGTTGAAGCTCCTATCCCTTGACCAGCAGGTGGCGATGGAGACGTACATCCACTCGTACAGCCGGGCCGCGCGGGAGGCCGCCGAGCGTCGGCGCGCCCTCGCAAACGAGGTCGAAGCCGACGTGAGCGAGCCGGTCGAGTCGCTCCTGCGGACCTCCGAGGAAGTCACCGAGCGGACCGACGACATCGAGACCACGGCGCAGGCGCAGGCCGACGACATGGCGACGGTCGCCGCCGAGGTGTCGGACATGAGCGCGACCGTCGAGGAAATCGCGGCGACCGCGGAGGAGGTCGAGCGGACCAGCGCCGACGCCGCCATGCGCGCCGCCGAGGGGGAGGACGCCGCCGACGAGGCTATCGACGTGATGCGCGACGTGAGCGAGGCCGCGGAGACCGCCTCCGAGGACGTCCAGCAACTGCACGACCAAATCGCGGAGATAGACGAGGTGCTCGACGCCATCAACGACATCGCGGAGCAGACGAACCTGCTCGCGCTCAACGCCTCCATCGAGGCCGCCCGCGCCGGCGACGCGGGCGAGGGGTTCGCCGTCGTCGCCAGCGAGGTCAAGAACCTCGCGGAGGAGTCGCAGGCCCGCGCCGCCGAGGTCGAGGGCACGGTTGACCAAATCCAGACCGAGGCGAAGGAGACCATCGAGAGCCTCTCGCAGACGACCGGCCGACTCTACGACGGCATCGACCGCGGCGAGGACGTGATGGGGAGCCTCTCGGACATCTCGGCGGCGGTCGAACAGGCTACCGTCGGCGTCGGCGAAGTCGCCTCGGCGACCGACGACCAAGCCGAGAGCGCCGAGCAAATCGCCCGCATGGTCGACGACGCGACCGCCCGCGCGACCACCGTGTCGGACCAAATCGGCGACATCGCCGACGCCAACCGCTCGCAGACCGAACAGGTGCTCTCGATTCGTCACGCCGCCGAACGTCTCGGTGGTGGCGAGACGGGCGTCGCTGGCGGGGCGGGCACGCCACTCGGAACGGGCTCCGACACCCCGACAACCGGTGGTGTCGACGGCCCACCAGCCGGCGTCCTCGACGAGTCCGGCTTCGACCAACCGCTCTCGAACCGCCTGAGCAACGACGGCGGAACGACCGAGTAGCGCGGGCCACTGCTCTTTCTTCGGTCCGCGTAGCGTTCTTCCGCCCGGCGCGCGTATCGTGTGCGTATGACTCCCGAGGAACTGGCGGCCCGACTCGCCCGCGGCGACCCCACGACGGTGCTCGACGTGCGCAACCGCGACGAGTTCGAGGCGTGGCGCGTCGACGGCGCGGGCGTGACCGCGACGCAGATTCCGGCGATTCGTTTCACGCAGGCCGAGGTTCGCGGGACGGTCGACGAACTCGCGGCCGAGTTCCGAGATGCCCCCTCGCCCGTGGTCGTCGTCTGCGCGGAGGGCC contains the following coding sequences:
- the galK gene encoding galactokinase produces the protein MTGDDDTDAVGATASTPVERAKAALASLRNEGDTSASDADSPVSATSTVAVAPGRVNLVGGHTDYNDGLCLPMAVDRHVAVAARPRSDDRLRVRAADFDETAELAPGDDPDGWAAYVAAVARVLREDLPIGGADLAITSDVPTGAGLSSSAALELSVGRALLAVSGRDLPTADLALACWRAEREGVGVECGILDQFSAALCEADSALFLDCRSREFEPVPLGDGVGVLVIDTGVSHELTESGYNDRVRECAAALDSLREVADRDLDSLRDVDRDLLDAHAGSLDPMHRRRIRHVVTENERVRRARDALAAGHLDRVGDAMLAAHESLRDDYEVSCSELDAAVELAAETPGVYGARMTGGGFGGSAVALVDDDALDRATREIRDAAPERVGPDADVFACRPSAGVRLVGEE
- a CDS encoding MOSC domain-containing protein, with product MTSEVRGRVEALYTAPSKGEPMVSHETVAVAAGGIEGDRYADGDGFYSATDGCQVTLVDAAVLDDAAREYDLDLADGQHRRNVVVRGVDLDALLDATFELGGAELRGTKLRPPCAYLADLVGDDDVGDALRESRGGICADVLAPGRVAVGDDLRVTEANPRELGRQIAQRLGGVRVADDDEAATSHEERGDDHE
- a CDS encoding rubrerythrin family protein — encoded protein: MDADSFRESVETAKRTQLDRLGSSKLLLALTDADLSEPAVLRAAAYSEHAARGTFEAWADDESDEEASAAFEATATQEAEHLDRVLDALGEEVDLPDEPGVMHAYLRGREDAIERAAAGMVGRGLVSIRTHTQVISFFVNEADEPRADLFRDLKAETEETLATGLDLLAERCESDEDWERARMVAEYVVQLAYDDYADGLAELGVDPKPLC
- a CDS encoding globin-coupled sensor protein, which encodes MTDSSGQVDASARAGVDGDALLSQLDIDAAEIDRRKSFVRLSEGDERRLHDLEPLLDEFADEFAAEFYDHLGEHATTKFFGRSTKNMEMLQADQAAYLRELGRGEYGEDYFAKRARIGKLHDMIDLGPKFYLGAYSVYYEGILGAVADEVKAEFIGGDTAGNDADVGADDDADADGLLSGLLGGAAGVSSGLRGGDDRVEDAVDEVVARILPVLKLLSLDQQVAMETYIHSYSRAAREAAERRRALANEVEADVSEPVESLLRTSEEVTERTDDIETTAQAQADDMATVAAEVSDMSATVEEIAATAEEVERTSADAAMRAAEGEDAADEAIDVMRDVSEAAETASEDVQQLHDQIAEIDEVLDAINDIAEQTNLLALNASIEAARAGDAGEGFAVVASEVKNLAEESQARAAEVEGTVDQIQTEAKETIESLSQTTGRLYDGIDRGEDVMGSLSDISAAVEQATVGVGEVASATDDQAESAEQIARMVDDATARATTVSDQIGDIADANRSQTEQVLSIRHAAERLGGGETGVAGGAGTPLGTGSDTPTTGGVDGPPAGVLDESGFDQPLSNRLSNDGGTTE